From a region of the Rhipicephalus microplus isolate Deutch F79 unplaced genomic scaffold, USDA_Rmic scaffold_13, whole genome shotgun sequence genome:
- the LOC142784046 gene encoding uncharacterized protein LOC142784046 isoform X3 yields MSTRCLLCWPFWQFRRLYRKRRPRRLSSSLFLRASATTLTDDVFDFTVHCSPRLKEAPHGEGSEQTMPLLLRILRIQLGIRQQQREVLQEVRQLKHKVRLLSVPQHAQPAQRPSDLPRLPAGTIGEVEAAEAAVQSKAVAAALMSSAKKQGATRRRPSTLLRGGCQGLVIAVGAGSGASEKHLLWSSPMIPTLRVQIICCPGQLASCPATAARALTAPLSLCPQRNLTCSRAGLF; encoded by the exons atgtcaacccgatgccttttgtgttggccgttctggcagttccgccgactttatagaaagagacgaccccgtcgcttgtcctcttctcttttccttcgggcatcagcgacaacattgacggacgacgtgttcgacttcaccgtgcac tgctctccaaggctcaaggaggcaccgcacggggaaggctcggagcaaactatgc ctctattgctacggatcctgcggatccaacttggcatccggcagcaacaaagagaggttctgcaggaggtgcgacagctgaagcacaaggtacggctcttgtccgtgcctcagcacgcccagccagcacagcgcccctctgaccttccccggctgcctgctggtacaattggagaagtggaggcagcagaggcagctgtgcagagtaaagctgtggctgcagctttg atgtcatctgccaaaaagcagggtgcgaccaggcggaggccctcaactttattaagaggtggctgccagggtctggtgatcgctgtgggggcaggaagcggcgcttcagagaagcatttgttgtggagcagcccgatgatccccactctcagagtgcagattatctgCTGCCCggggcagctggcttcctgcccagccaccgcagccagggccttgacagcaccactgtcactgtgcccccaacgcaacctgacctgcagtagagcgggccttttttag
- the LOC142784046 gene encoding uncharacterized protein LOC142784046 isoform X2 yields MSTRCLLCWPFWQFRRLYRKRRPRRLSSSLFLRASATTLTDDVFDFTVHCSPRLKEAPHGEGSEQTMPLLLRILRIQLGIRQQQREVLQEVRQLKHKRKHLLQIGGRGLREIGVNAMKAVLAHDVQVLYSLHGRKGKRAFVNLRLCRLVTDVICQKAGCDQAEALNFIKRWLPGSGDRCGGRKRRFREAFVVEQPDDPHSQSADYLLPGAAGFLPSHRSQGLDSTTVTVPPTQPDLQ; encoded by the exons atgtcaacccgatgccttttgtgttggccgttctggcagttccgccgactttatagaaagagacgaccccgtcgcttgtcctcttctcttttccttcgggcatcagcgacaacattgacggacgacgtgttcgacttcaccgtgcac tgctctccaaggctcaaggaggcaccgcacggggaaggctcggagcaaactatgc ctctattgctacggatcctgcggatccaacttggcatccggcagcaacaaagagaggttctgcaggaggtgcgacagctgaagcacaag cgcaagcacctcctgcagattgggggacgtggcctccgagaaattggtgtgaatgccatgaaggctgtattggcacatgacgtgcaagtgctgtacagccttcatggcagaaaagggaaaagggcctttgtgaacctgaggctctgtagattagtgacag atgtcatctgccaaaaagcagggtgcgaccaggcggaggccctcaactttattaagaggtggctgccagggtctggtgatcgctgtgggggcaggaagcggcgcttcagagaagcatttgttgtggagcagcccgatgatccccactctcagagtgcagattatctgCTGCCCggggcagctggcttcctgcccagccaccgcagccagggccttgacagcaccactgtcactgtgcccccaacgcaacctgacctgcagtag
- the LOC142784046 gene encoding uncharacterized protein LOC142784046 isoform X1, which yields MSTRCLLCWPFWQFRRLYRKRRPRRLSSSLFLRASATTLTDDVFDFTVHCSPRLKEAPHGEGSEQTMPLLLRILRIQLGIRQQQREVLQEVRQLKHKVRLLSVPQHAQPAQRPSDLPRLPAGTIGEVEAAEAAVQSKAVAAALRKHLLQIGGRGLREIGVNAMKAVLAHDVQVLYSLHGRKGKRAFVNLRLCRLVTDVICQKAGCDQAEALNFIKRWLPGSGDRCGGRKRRFREAFVVEQPDDPHSQSADYLLPGAAGFLPSHRSQGLDSTTVTVPPTQPDLQ from the exons atgtcaacccgatgccttttgtgttggccgttctggcagttccgccgactttatagaaagagacgaccccgtcgcttgtcctcttctcttttccttcgggcatcagcgacaacattgacggacgacgtgttcgacttcaccgtgcac tgctctccaaggctcaaggaggcaccgcacggggaaggctcggagcaaactatgc ctctattgctacggatcctgcggatccaacttggcatccggcagcaacaaagagaggttctgcaggaggtgcgacagctgaagcacaaggtacggctcttgtccgtgcctcagcacgcccagccagcacagcgcccctctgaccttccccggctgcctgctggtacaattggagaagtggaggcagcagaggcagctgtgcagagtaaagctgtggctgcagctttg cgcaagcacctcctgcagattgggggacgtggcctccgagaaattggtgtgaatgccatgaaggctgtattggcacatgacgtgcaagtgctgtacagccttcatggcagaaaagggaaaagggcctttgtgaacctgaggctctgtagattagtgacag atgtcatctgccaaaaagcagggtgcgaccaggcggaggccctcaactttattaagaggtggctgccagggtctggtgatcgctgtgggggcaggaagcggcgcttcagagaagcatttgttgtggagcagcccgatgatccccactctcagagtgcagattatctgCTGCCCggggcagctggcttcctgcccagccaccgcagccagggccttgacagcaccactgtcactgtgcccccaacgcaacctgacctgcagtag
- the LOC142784046 gene encoding uncharacterized protein LOC142784046 isoform X4, with protein MPLLLRILRIQLGIRQQQREVLQEVRQLKHKVRLLSVPQHAQPAQRPSDLPRLPAGTIGEVEAAEAAVQSKAVAAALRKHLLQIGGRGLREIGVNAMKAVLAHDVQVLYSLHGRKGKRAFVNLRLCRLVTDVICQKAGCDQAEALNFIKRWLPGSGDRCGGRKRRFREAFVVEQPDDPHSQSADYLLPGAAGFLPSHRSQGLDSTTVTVPPTQPDLQ; from the exons atgc ctctattgctacggatcctgcggatccaacttggcatccggcagcaacaaagagaggttctgcaggaggtgcgacagctgaagcacaaggtacggctcttgtccgtgcctcagcacgcccagccagcacagcgcccctctgaccttccccggctgcctgctggtacaattggagaagtggaggcagcagaggcagctgtgcagagtaaagctgtggctgcagctttg cgcaagcacctcctgcagattgggggacgtggcctccgagaaattggtgtgaatgccatgaaggctgtattggcacatgacgtgcaagtgctgtacagccttcatggcagaaaagggaaaagggcctttgtgaacctgaggctctgtagattagtgacag atgtcatctgccaaaaagcagggtgcgaccaggcggaggccctcaactttattaagaggtggctgccagggtctggtgatcgctgtgggggcaggaagcggcgcttcagagaagcatttgttgtggagcagcccgatgatccccactctcagagtgcagattatctgCTGCCCggggcagctggcttcctgcccagccaccgcagccagggccttgacagcaccactgtcactgtgcccccaacgcaacctgacctgcagtag